One region of Pogona vitticeps strain Pit_001003342236 chromosome 1, PviZW2.1, whole genome shotgun sequence genomic DNA includes:
- the PTCRA gene encoding pre T-cell antigen receptor alpha isoform X3 — protein sequence MPQPALKHKLPWAPVGQLLLTSAALQLLTCSCTLGLTPTLSPPRNVIINGERKTLLLCLADDLSEDALNTIWFSSGNGSVLQSSSYGISWEEDGTFSAVSHISISTQEFESWETVTCYVAQNQTTNWSISSLQISEENTGDLCLDESQEAGQGQTLLPDVLHSRAHVLLLLATRILLFKILLFDVLMTCCCLYKR from the exons ATGCCACAGCCAGCTCTCAAGCATAAGCTGCCCTGGGCGCCAGTGGGCCAACTGCTGCTGACCAGTGCAGCCCTCCAGCTTCTGACCT GTAGCTGCACTTTGGGCTTAACTCCAACCTTGTCACCACCCCGGAATGTGATAATAAATGGTGAGAGAAAGACACTGTTACTTTGCCTGGCAGATGACCTCTCGGAGGATGCTTTGAACACCATTTGGTTTTCCAGTGGAAATGGGAGTGTGTTGCAGTCCTCCAGCTATGGGATCTCCTGGGAAGAAGATGGGACATTTAGTGCAGTGTCTCATATTTCCATCAGCACCCAAGAATTTGAATCATGGGAGACGGTCACTTGCTATGTTGCTCAAAACCAGACAACAAACTGGAGCATCTCGTCACTTCAAATATCTG AAGAAAATACAGGTGATCTGTGCTTGGATGAAAGCCAAGAAG CAGGCCAAGGTCAGACATTATTGCCTGATGTTCTACATAGTCGGGCACACGTCCTGCTTCTTTTGGCCACTCGAATTCTGCTGTTCAAGATCCTCTTGTTTGATGTGTTGATGACTTGCTGCTGCCTTTACAAGAG ATAA
- the PTCRA gene encoding pre T-cell antigen receptor alpha isoform X2 yields MPQPALKHKLPWAPVGQLLLTSAALQLLTSGSCTLGLTPTLSPPRNVIINGERKTLLLCLADDLSEDALNTIWFSSGNGSVLQSSSYGISWEEDGTFSAVSHISISTQEFESWETVTCYVAQNQTTNWSISSLQISEENTGDLCLDESQEAGQGQTLLPDVLHSRAHVLLLLATRILLFKILLFDVLMTCCCLYKR; encoded by the exons ATGCCACAGCCAGCTCTCAAGCATAAGCTGCCCTGGGCGCCAGTGGGCCAACTGCTGCTGACCAGTGCAGCCCTCCAGCTTCTGACCT CAGGTAGCTGCACTTTGGGCTTAACTCCAACCTTGTCACCACCCCGGAATGTGATAATAAATGGTGAGAGAAAGACACTGTTACTTTGCCTGGCAGATGACCTCTCGGAGGATGCTTTGAACACCATTTGGTTTTCCAGTGGAAATGGGAGTGTGTTGCAGTCCTCCAGCTATGGGATCTCCTGGGAAGAAGATGGGACATTTAGTGCAGTGTCTCATATTTCCATCAGCACCCAAGAATTTGAATCATGGGAGACGGTCACTTGCTATGTTGCTCAAAACCAGACAACAAACTGGAGCATCTCGTCACTTCAAATATCTG AAGAAAATACAGGTGATCTGTGCTTGGATGAAAGCCAAGAAG CAGGCCAAGGTCAGACATTATTGCCTGATGTTCTACATAGTCGGGCACACGTCCTGCTTCTTTTGGCCACTCGAATTCTGCTGTTCAAGATCCTCTTGTTTGATGTGTTGATGACTTGCTGCTGCCTTTACAAGAG ATAA
- the PTCRA gene encoding pre T-cell antigen receptor alpha isoform X1, which yields MTRQSHHSVCLCALYKFKSRQYLYRPLKSSYILQAFVDQDHSLCTCTYLISLFLLTAGSCTLGLTPTLSPPRNVIINGERKTLLLCLADDLSEDALNTIWFSSGNGSVLQSSSYGISWEEDGTFSAVSHISISTQEFESWETVTCYVAQNQTTNWSISSLQISEENTGDLCLDESQEAGQGQTLLPDVLHSRAHVLLLLATRILLFKILLFDVLMTCCCLYKR from the exons ATGACCCGCCAAAGCCATCATTCTGTGTGCTTATGTGCTTTGTACAAATtcaagagtaggcaatacctttatagaccactaaaatcgTCATACATTCTTCAggcttttgtggatcaggaccATTCACTTTGTACCTGTACCTATCTCATAAGCTTGTTTCTTCTTACAGCAGGTAGCTGCACTTTGGGCTTAACTCCAACCTTGTCACCACCCCGGAATGTGATAATAAATGGTGAGAGAAAGACACTGTTACTTTGCCTGGCAGATGACCTCTCGGAGGATGCTTTGAACACCATTTGGTTTTCCAGTGGAAATGGGAGTGTGTTGCAGTCCTCCAGCTATGGGATCTCCTGGGAAGAAGATGGGACATTTAGTGCAGTGTCTCATATTTCCATCAGCACCCAAGAATTTGAATCATGGGAGACGGTCACTTGCTATGTTGCTCAAAACCAGACAACAAACTGGAGCATCTCGTCACTTCAAATATCTG AAGAAAATACAGGTGATCTGTGCTTGGATGAAAGCCAAGAAG CAGGCCAAGGTCAGACATTATTGCCTGATGTTCTACATAGTCGGGCACACGTCCTGCTTCTTTTGGCCACTCGAATTCTGCTGTTCAAGATCCTCTTGTTTGATGTGTTGATGACTTGCTGCTGCCTTTACAAGAGGTAA
- the CNPY3 gene encoding protein canopy homolog 3, giving the protein MAPWAAAVALLAALLLSPAPGLGGALADDSDWVKLPSKCEVCKYVALELKSSFDETGRTKEVIDTKYGFLDGKASKIKYTKSDIRLIEVVENLCKRLLEYNLHKERPGSNRFAKGMSETFETLHNLVQKGVKVVMDIPYELWNETSAEVSDLKKQCEIMVEEYEDVIEDWYRNYQEEDISQFLCANHVLKGKDTSCLTEQWSGKKGDLASSGQKKGKKKEGKGKKTAKKKKSHEDKDKQERETVKASVEDAPAAVEEKEEAVQKLEPLLHSTDEL; this is encoded by the exons ATGGCTCCTTGGGCTGCCGCCGTGGCGCTCCTGGCGGCTCTGCTCCTGAGTCCGGCCCCCGGCCTGGGGGGAGCCCTCGCCGACGACAGCGATTGGGTCAAGCTGCCCAGCAAATGCGAAG TGTGCAAATATGTGGCTTTGGAACTGAAATCCTCATTTGATGAAACTGGCAGGACCAAGGAGGTGATTGACACAAAGTATGGCTTTTTGGATGGCAAAGCATCCAAAATCAAGTACACAAAATC AGACATCCGTTTAATTGAGGTGGTAGAAAACCTCTGCAAGAGGCTTTTGGAGTACAACCTGCACAAAGAGAGGCCAGGAAGCAACAGGTTTGCAAAG GGCATGTCTGAGACATTTGAAACACTCCATAATTTGGTGCAGAAAGGAGTCAAAGTGGTGATGGACATTCCTTATGAACTGTGGAATGAAACTTCTGCCGAAGTGTCTGATCTTAAGAAACAG tGTGAGATAATGGTGGAAGAATATGAAGACGTGATTGAAGATTGGTACAGAAACTATCAGGAAGAGGATATTTCCCAATTTCTGTGTGCAAATCATGTCTTAAAAGGAAAAGACACCA GCTGTCTAACAGAGCAGTGGAGTGGCAAGAAGGGGGATTTGGCAAGTTCgggacagaagaaaggaaagaaaaaggagggcaAAGGCAAAAagactgccaaaaagaaaaagagtcaCGAAGACAAGGACAAGCAGGAAAGAGAGACTGTCAAGGCAAGCGTGGAGGACGCACCTGCAGCAGTcgaggagaaagaagaggctgtTCAGAAGCTAGAGCCACTGTTGCACAGCACCGATGAGCTGTAG